A window of the Cannabis sativa cultivar Pink pepper isolate KNU-18-1 chromosome X, ASM2916894v1, whole genome shotgun sequence genome harbors these coding sequences:
- the LOC133032297 gene encoding uncharacterized protein LOC133032297: MISGGPHIGGTTRKELKRYAGAVKHNEVWEVTQLPAQRPWLMDQPITFTEEDAKTVCFPHHDPLVIETPIANKIVASILIDNGSSVNLLFKEAFTAIGLTDRDLSPSAYNAILGRPALVDFGAVTSIRHLCLKFLTQEATIGTVKGNQGEARQCYNVAAHLPVLMVREIIEPEMAEEDELDPRVGSEKIVETMEDVEKVSVCDLDPTKVLRIGKSLEPEEKEKIIKTLRAATDVFAWCQEDMTGISPHVVTHVLNVNPDMPPVQQKRRPLDLVKAEALEKEVGKLLTSGMIRDVYYPEWLANPVLVPKPNGTWRVCIDFTDLNKACPKDCFPLPRIDKMVDATSGFKLLSFMDAYTGYNQIKMHIAD, from the exons ATGATCTCAGGAGGACCTCACATCGGAGGAACTACCCGGAAGGAGCTAAAGCGTTACGCAGGGGCCGTGaagcacaatgaggtttgggaggttactcaactcccagctcaaaggccctgGCTGATGGATCAGCCCATTACATTCACAGAAGAGGACGCTAAGACAGTGTGTTTTCCTCATCATGACCCCttggtcatagagactcccATTGCCAATAAGATTGTGGCTAGTATCCTAATCGACAACGGGAGTTCTGTGAACTTGTTATTCAAAGAAGCCTTTACAGCAATAGGCCTCACGGACCGGGATCTTTCACCAAGCG CTTACAAtgcaatcctcggccgaccggccctggtGGATTTTGGTGCAGTCACGTCAATTAGGCACTTGTGCCTGAAATTCCTTACTCAAGAGGCTACAATAGGAACCGTGAAAGGgaatcaaggagaggccaggcagtgTTACAACGTTGCCGCCCACCTACCCGTCCTAATGGTGCGTGAAAttattgagccagaaatggcggaagaagatgagttggatccccgtgtGGGATCCGAGAAAATTGTAGAAACCATGGAGGACGTCGAGAAAGtgtcagtgtgcgacctcgaccccACCAAAGTCCTCCGGATAGGAAAGAGCCTAgaaccggaggaaaaagaaaaaataataaagactcTAAGGGCTGCCACAGACGTTTTTGCGTGGTgtcaagaagacatgaccggcataagccccCACGTCGTAACCCACGTCCTTAACGTCAACCCAGACATGCCACCAGTTCAACAAAAAAGACGCCCCCTCGACTTAGTAAAGGCCGAAGCCCTAGAAAAAGAGGTGGGCAAATTGCTAACTAGTGGCATGATCCGGGATGTATATTACccagaatggctagccaatccggtactGGTTCCAAAGCCAAACGGAacatggcgggtttgtatagatttcaccgatCTTAATAAAGCCTGCCCCAAAGATTGTTTCCCCTTGCCAAGAATCGACAAGATGGTGGATGCCACCTCCGGATTCAAGCTattgtccttcatggacgcatacACAGGTTACAACCAGATCAAGATGCACATCGCGGATTAG